The genomic interval GGTTGATGTCGGCACCGCGCGCCAGCAACGCACGCACCACCGGCAGATGGCCTTCGCGCGCGGCATTGATCAGGGGCGTTTCGTCGTACTGCACGATGCCGTTGACGTCGGCGCCGGCGTCGAGCAGGCGCTCTACCACCGGCAAGTGTCCTTGCATCGCCGCGACGATCAGCGGGTTGCCGTCACGCAACAGCGCCTGGTTGGGGTCGGCGCCGAGTTCCAGCAGGGTGTCCACCATCGCCAGGTCGCCGGCGCGCGCGGCCTGGATCAGCGGGGTCCCGGAGACATCCAGGTCGGCGAGCGCCGCATTGACGCTGGCGCCTGCAGCGATCAGGCGGCGCACTTCGTCCTGTTTTCCGGTCGCTGACGCCTGCAACAGGGCAGCGACGGTCGAATCGGCCCGCCCCGCCGTCGGTGGTCTACCGACGAGCGGCAGCCGCGGCGTGGCCGCCACGACCGCGACGCCGACGCCAAGCGAGATCGCCGCGCAGCCCAGGGGCCAGCAGACGCGGCATCCATCGACCGGTTGCCGCACTGGGCTGCAGCAACTGATCGATGCGCCGTCGCACGCCATGCCGCCCACCCAGCATGGCGGTGCCGAACGCCCTGGCGCTGCCTAGCGCCGCCCGCGTTTCCAGCGCTGCCACCAGTGCATCGGCATAGCGGCGGCCGCTGCCCATCCGCTTTGCCGCGGCGGCGTCGCATGCCAGTTCGCGGGCCAGGTCCAGCTGCGCGCCCAGCATGCGCAGCGCAGGGCTCCACCAGTACAGCGCAAGGCACAGCCGCTGCAGCAACGACGCCCAAAGATCGTGGCGGCGCACATGCGCCAGTTCGTGATGCAGGATGCCCAGCAACAACGGCTCGGGCAGCGACTGCGCCAGGCCGCGCGGCAGCAGCACGCAGGGACGACGCAGACCGACCAGCATCGGGCCGGACACCGCGTCGGATACGCGAACCTCCACTCGCATCCGCGCAGCGGCGATTGCCGTATCGAACGCAGCGCAAGACACGCCATCGGCGCGCAGGCGTCGCGCTTCCCGGTATGCCGAGCCGAGCCCACGCAACGACCACAGCGTACCCAGCAACCAGAACAGCGCGAGCCATCGCAGGGCATCGGCACGGGGCCACGCCGCGACCACCGTCGCGGGCGTGTCGATACTCTGCCGCGCCTGCGGCATCGGCAACGGGGAACGCGATGCCACCTGTGGCGCCGCTGCGGTCGGCCGCAACGGCATGTCGATCGCCGGCGACAACGCCAATAACGGCGCCACCACTGCCGCAAGGAACAGGCATCCCACGAAACGTGCACGCAGCGCCGCGTTCAGCGGCCGCAGGCGCGCGATGCCCCAGGCCAGCCCCAGCAGCAATGCGCTCTGCCACACATGCTGCAGCGCCAGATGCAGCAGCGCGTCGAGCGTCGTGGTCATGGCTGTTCGTCCTTGTCGGCTGTTGCATCCACACGGCGCCGCAACGCCGCGATCTCATCGTCGCCGAGCGGGTGCTCGTCGATCAGGTGTTGCGCCAACACGTCGGGCGAGCCGTTGAAGAATTGCTTCAGCAAC from Xanthomonas sp. DAR 34887 carries:
- a CDS encoding M56 family metallopeptidase — protein: MTTTLDALLHLALQHVWQSALLLGLAWGIARLRPLNAALRARFVGCLFLAAVVAPLLALSPAIDMPLRPTAAAPQVASRSPLPMPQARQSIDTPATVVAAWPRADALRWLALFWLLGTLWSLRGLGSAYREARRLRADGVSCAAFDTAIAAARMRVEVRVSDAVSGPMLVGLRRPCVLLPRGLAQSLPEPLLLGILHHELAHVRRHDLWASLLQRLCLALYWWSPALRMLGAQLDLARELACDAAAAKRMGSGRRYADALVAALETRAALGSARAFGTAMLGGRHGVRRRIDQLLQPSAATGRWMPRLLAPGLRGDLAWRRRRGRGGHAAAAARR
- a CDS encoding ankyrin repeat domain-containing protein, yielding MRRLIAAGASVNAALADLDVSGTPLIQAARAGDLAMVDTLLELGADPNQALLRDGNPLIVAAMQGHLPVVERLLDAGADVNGIVQYDETPLINAAREGHLPVVRALLARGADINLGVWADQQRWRSPLNQAHGADVVRYLQQHGAVAGPEVAVRR